Sequence from the Chanodichthys erythropterus isolate Z2021 chromosome 12, ASM2448905v1, whole genome shotgun sequence genome:
AAAACGACACTGAATAGACGTCGAAACAAAATGCTTTACTGCACTCACCGGTCTCCTCGTTTCTTAATTTGGTTTGTTAACTAATGCAGCGGCGAATATTGTTTTAGCAGGCCATGATTTGGCGGTTCTCCGATCCGAGTGGTGGCGctgagtgttgaaaatgtttcCTTAAACAGGCGAAGAACCCACAGTGACGACAAGATCAACAGGAAGTGCCAGGAACAGCTTTGTTTATCAACTTCTCGCTCGCgttcactttttattttttgaagtcTGTAAAGTTATATATGCGTTTTATGACCTGACCTCGGCAAGAAGAAAATTAAATATGATTGCGCGCTGACTTTATAATGGACGTGATCGCGGGGGGATCTTGAAAGTGATTGTGATTTATGTAGGAGCGGCGGAAAGCATTGAGAGGAATCAGCTGATTATTTGACTCGCTGAACACACATGATTCGTCCAGATCTCTGTAGTGTTTATGCCAAGCATATGCATCTAAACCAAACCACAGCAGTAGAACTGTCAAGAACTTAACTCAGTTTTATCGGTACATGTCTCTGTATCAAACTCCACTGGAGTGTAATGTAAGAGGTTAGTTTCAGTAAGAAAGATGCCGTGCACATGCGGGAACTGGAGGAGGTGGATTCGGCCTCTCGTGGTGCTGCTGTACATTCTGCTCCTTCTGGTTGTCCTTCCACTCTGTATATGGGAACTTCAAAAATCAGGGGTCAGAAATCTTTTTATAACTACACACATTGAACATTTAGCAGCTGACTGTCAAATCTGTGCctaaatgctgttgttttatGAAACTTAACATGTATTGACCCACAAttgaaacattaataaataattcatgACTTCTTTATTATGGaataaaatctgtttttttaTCTTTGCTTTTATCTGTATTGTCATAGAACATGAATGCTTAAATGGATTATTTTAAAGAACTTTATGGTTAAATTCAGTCAGTTTTGGGATTTCAGTATAtctctaaaataatgttttataataattcATGTTGTTCAATTCtcatttatttgcacttttgaCAATACATACAATACAAGTAATGTCCATATGTCAATACAAAACATGCAGTTAGCTAATATGTCATGTATTCTTTTATCCAGAAACAATGAACTGATCTCATTATAGCTATTAAGTTGTGAtcataatgataatgatatatAGAAAATTTGGCAGTGGTGCATGTTGATTCAGAGTTGGCGTCATCTGAAGTCCTGGCAGGGGTTGCCATCATCTCTTAACTGGTGTTTGGGCGTCTGATAGTAGTTGGTGGTTGCTattaataaatcaatattttctaatttgaaatatttaaagcTGCATAATATGCTGAAAGGTCAAATGAGTGTtattttttaactaaaataattaaaaaataatttatgttcatttaaataaagtcGAAATATAAATGTTGCATGAAAACTTATTACTAACATAAGTAAAATAAGTAtgagttgaagtactaaaactgAGATAAAAGTAAGTtgaagctaaatagaaatattcaaAAAAAAGCTAACCGAAATGAGAAGGGtgcataacaaaattactaaaactcaaatgaaattatgaaaataaaagctagtttaaaatatagattaaaaaaagagtataaataatacaaaaataacacttattaaactaatatatatatatatatatatatatatatatatatatatatatatatatatatatatatatatatatataaaaattagttttaataattttgactgACTGGTTTTCACACTGATGGTATTTTCTCTTTGTAATCTCATATATAGGTTAGTATTCAAAATAAGGCGTGGTTCATTGCTGGGTTATTCGTGTTCATGACCATACCCATCTCACTGTGGGGGATACTGCAGCATCTAGTACACTACACCCAGCCTGAGCTACAAAAACCCATTATCAGGTATTCATGTATAGATCTTTACTTTGCAGTTTGATTATTTTATGCAGTATTGTATAGGACATTATGTCCTGTGCAAttgttctttctctttctcactGATTCATTTTTCCATTTCTAGAATATTATGGATGGTTCCTATATACAGCCTGGATAGTGTGAGTATCATGTGATCACCTTATGGTTGCTAACATGTTGGTATTTGAATCGCAAATGTCTTCTTTGATGTTTCTTATTCAATTTAGTTTGCCTTGATTTGAATCCTGGCCTTTTTCTGTTTGACAATCAGTTAATGTGAGGCCTGATGTTGCAGATGCTCATGATTTAGATTACATAGAGTTGGACTAGAAACTCATTTGACCAAACTCATGTGCATCTAATCTTTTTTTGAGCAGCATGGTATCATTTGTCATGTCTGTACTCTATTTGAGGAATCCCTTTGTTGTAATGTCTTTGAtcctttttttgtgttttcacaGTGGATTGCGTTGAAGTATCCCAGCATTGCCATTTATGTAGACACATGTAGAGAGTGCTATGAGGCCTATGTTATCTACAACTTCATGATCTTCCTTCTCAACTATCTGGGGAACCAGTATCCCAGTCTGGTGCTGATGTTGGAGGTGCAGGAGCAACAAAAGCATCTCCCTCCTCTTTGCTGCTGCCCACCATGGCCCATGGGAGAGTGAGTGTTTACGCAAACACAATTAGAATATAAAAGTGAGATAACGTGAGGCAGGATGTGGTTTTTAATGCAAATCTGTTGTTAATATTACTATAGGAGAAATTCAAGACATTGGTTGAGGCTCTTATGTTGAGGACCTCCATTACCTGTTTACCATCTTCTCCTTTGGAGCCTTCTTCAAAGTGCAGGATGAGAAATGAACGTTTAGATACAGCAGGAAGGGTTTTTTCTAAATTGCTTACAGATTGAACACTTTCTTGAGGTTGCTGGCTGCCTTTAGCTATTGCTGCTGACAGCAGCAACTTTTTAATTTACGTTAGGCAGTGGTGGTAATGTGTGAAGAGTTTGTTGATTTAAACCAGCAAattttttaactgaaaaaataTGTTGGTGTACTGCTTCAGAGAACAGTGAAGCTCTGTGATGTGCCTGTTAATAACCTGAAGTATTTTATGCAATGCCAGAGAAACCAATATTTTCTCAAGGCCTCTTTTCCTCTATTTTTATATTGGGAACAGAACATTTAGCTAACTAATTTTTTTCTTAACAGAGTGCTTTTGCTGAGATGCAAACTGGGTGTTCTGCAGTACACAGTTGTGAGACCTGTCACCACAGTCATTGCTTTGTAAGTGTCATTCATATTGTGTTGTAGACGTTAAGCATTTAACatcatatttttctgtttttgtttggttttacaTCATACAACGATACAATATATGCACTATCGTTCAAAagtatgctgatttggtgctcaggtaacatttcttattattatcaatgttgaaaaaggttgtgttgcttaatatttttgtggaaactgtaatacattttttgattaatagaaagttcaaaagaacagcatttatttaaaggggaccaATTATGCAAAATTCCCTTTTACATGGtttttgaacataaatgtgtacacaaccaccctataatggtaaaaatccactcaCTTCTTTTTCTATCCTCGTAAATCCCATATATGCTTATATAAATAAgcagtagggctgcacaatttatcgCGATTAAACCACACGTGATTTGGCAATggctgcgattattttatgcgcagcttgtcagagctgtacagccaaaatccctttaagacaagtcatttcactcaccggccatctttgaaacgcttATCTCTTTGAATCTCTTTTGACACAttaaattctccaaagctgcttgccaagctttcgattaaatttcatatttgtaatttcaaatatgCCCTGCCGCAGAAGAAGATAACACTTGTCATattgctgtagctgaataaatagaagattgaaacgcttcgattgattaaacatgactaataaacacaacGACTgctttattctgtgtaagaagccacatcatctcacagaaggatgctcaGCTGTCGTTATGAAATGAGTTTGTagcaaaaacatgttattaaatgttgttttttgttggacaagatgttaataaatgcttctcatgtccgGAAATATGTTTGATACGTGTTGCTTTGTCAAATGTAAATTATAAGCAactcaaactcgcagtgctttcatatggattagcatttggacccatacttcattgacaagctgcacataaaaaaaaaaaataatcgcagcctttgtgATTTCATTATCGCACTATGAATCATGTTAAAGCGATAATCGCGTTTAAgtttgttatttttcatatcgtgcagccctaataagcagtgtctcagaataAGCCGTTTGCAGTTTCTATGCAATGTGACATCACATTGCACAGGCCCCGCCCATGACTCCTGAAGGACTCTGCCCTTTTAGCATAAACCCCACCGAGTGATTTGTACACCGTCCACCATGTTTATTTCCTTGCCAGAGaatttaacagcagcattcaagtaagaaatgcATTCTTAGTAAAGCtactaaaattatttaatcaagagcagtaaataattttctgtttttattttgttgtttgattcatattaacagcataTATAGCAGTTGGTACTGAATATTAAGTTGCTTTCACTTTTTATATAGATCGAATATACACATGCGATTTCTTAACTTGCTGTttacataaccaactgtgtttatgtgaactttgtgtttttgacataaccttgtgtatttgacagtttaagcacaataagacatgaaagagaacttaGTTTAATACTCACGGGACACACCGTCTGACATCTTTCTGTGTGCGTGCTTCGGATGTGTGCACTCAGAAAATCATATATCAGAAGTTTAGACTGATGTggctttaaaacacatgcagataataaactttcatgatgatgaAAAACTGCAATGTCACGTGAGTGTGGCCGCGatagagatgataatcaaaaccaaacagatgttttgttagtttttggcAGAGTGTCTGAGGTATCTGAGTTGTACAGGcaccgccctcttctggaaagtggggtggggagcagcagctcatttgcatttaaagatacatgcacaaaaacagcatgtaTTTTCTTCCACTCAAAGATgggcatttacaacatggtataataaatgatctgtggggtattttgagctgaaacttcacagacacattctggggacaccagaggcttatattacatcttgaaaaaggggtataataggtcctctttaaaatagaaatcttttgtaacattataaatgcctttattgtcaattttgataaatttaatgcaataaaagtattaatttcttttctgaccccaaacattgATTCGGTAGAgtaatttgaaatgaaaattgatCAACAAACCATTTTGGTCAACATTAATGGTTCCTTGTGTTTCTGTGCTCTGTTGCTTTTAAACACAATACTCCATTTAGTTTCCTGGTACTAAAATTACATCCTtttataaactatataaattgAGCATGTAACAGTTCAAAATAAAGCTTCAGCTGTTACTTGGTAATTTCAATGTCATTTCTGTCATTAGGATTTGTCAGCTTTGTGGTGTCTACGATGAAGGCAACTTCAGTTCAAAAAATGCCTGGACATATCTGGTTATTGTCAACAATGTCTCTCAGCTTGTAAGTACCTGTTTTTTCCTGAATATTATGCAAGACTGTCACATGAGATAATGTCACTGAATGAGTCTACAGTTACACCCAGGAACCAAACAGCAGTAAAAGGAAAACAGAATGCAACTAAAGCTTTATTTACAtcttatagattttttttaaacaacagtaAAACAAAACAGACAGCCTCTCATTTGTGTTCATGCAGCTTGTAAATATTAAAAGCTTAAGGAACATGAAGAAAAATTATTGATAGTTCAGTTTAAACTGTAACCTGAAAATCTAATGGTAATATGCTAATGTTGcacttgttttctttttttcagtttgcCATGTACTGTCTTGTGCTGTTCTACAAGGCTCTGAGAGAAGAGCTGAGTCCCATCAAACCTGTGGGAAAATTCCTCTGTGTTAAGCTGGTGGTTTTTGTGTCATTC
This genomic interval carries:
- the tmem184c gene encoding transmembrane protein 184C, whose translation is MPCTCGNWRRWIRPLVVLLYILLLLVVLPLCIWELQKSGVSIQNKAWFIAGLFVFMTIPISLWGILQHLVHYTQPELQKPIIRILWMVPIYSLDSWIALKYPSIAIYVDTCRECYEAYVIYNFMIFLLNYLGNQYPSLVLMLEVQEQQKHLPPLCCCPPWPMGEVLLLRCKLGVLQYTVVRPVTTVIALICQLCGVYDEGNFSSKNAWTYLVIVNNVSQLFAMYCLVLFYKALREELSPIKPVGKFLCVKLVVFVSFWQAVVIALLVKVGVISESHTWEWDSVEAVATGLQDFIICVEMFLAAIAHHFSFTYKPYIQEAEEGSCFDSFLAMWDISDIRADISEQVRNVGRTVMGRPRKTYFGEEACQDENTGLLSAGAQEPVESSSTPPSPKGRYQGMGHTITPHSISAPANLGCVPWDGDVDDIPPTVISSDCTDQQGSDYPAIT